The Lycium barbarum isolate Lr01 chromosome 10, ASM1917538v2, whole genome shotgun sequence genome includes a region encoding these proteins:
- the LOC132613304 gene encoding protein PELPK1-like — protein sequence MASHYSPSFFLLLLVTLSLTSCYTIQAEARHLLEVTMPELPKPELPHLPEIPTLPKPEFPEIPKPELPTLPKPVLPEIPKPELPTLPKPELPTFPKLEIPAIPKPELPTFPKPEIPQVPKKP from the coding sequence ATGGCTTCTCACTACAGCCCCTCTTTCTTCTTGTTATTACTTGTCACTTTGTCGTTAACAAGCTGCTACACAATTCAAGCAGAAGCGCGCCATCTTCTTGAAGTAACTATGCCAGAACTTCCTAAGCCTGAATTGCCACATCTCCCGGAAATCCCAACTTTGCCAAAGCCTGAGTTCCCTGAAATTCCAAAACCCGAGCTGCCAACTCTGCCAAAGCCCGTATTGCCAGAAATACCAAAGCCGGAGTTGCCAACATTGCCAAAGCCTGAACTGCCAACATTTCCAAAACTCGAGATTCCTGCCATTCCTAAGCCTGAACTGCCAACTTTTCCAAAGCCAGAAATCCCTCAAGTGCCTAAAAAGCCTTGA
- the LOC132615392 gene encoding uncharacterized protein At4g22758-like yields MLLYKTKKIQPGKGNRLLISITVVGSAGPIRFVVNEKELVGNVIDTALKNYAREGRLPVLGSNFNNFMLYCPTVATDVLSPWETIGSLGVRNFVLVKKPQAEDPILDGKQAALARKGAGSWRSWFNKSLSRKIVSY; encoded by the exons ATGTTGCTATACAAGACGAAGAAGATTCAACCCGGGAAGGGAAACCGGTTGTTGATAAGTATAACGGTTGTTGGGAGTGCCGGGCCTATTCGTTTTGTTGTTAATGAAAAGGAACTTGTGGGTAATGTTATTGATACTGCATTGAAGAATTATGCACGTGAAGGAAGGCTTCCTGTTCTTGGATCAAATTTTAATAACTTCATGCTATATTGCCCgactgttgcaacagatg TTCTGAGTCCATGGGAGACAATTGGATCGCTTGGTGTTCGTAACTTTGTGCTGGTCAAGAAGCCACAGGCTGAGGATCCAATTCTTGATGGGAAACAAGCAGCACTGGCTCGGAAGGGAGCTGGGAGTTGGAGATCATGGTTCAATAAATCACTCAGTCGCAAGATAGTTTCTTACTGA